ATAGCCAACACCACCGCCACGGTGGCCTCCCAGCTGAAACAGGCCGTGTCACTTGGCCAGGACCTGGCTGCGTACGCGGCCTATGAGGGCTACCCGGCATTCGCCGTGGCGACGCGCGGGGATGGATACGGGGTCTTCTGAGGAGCACGCTAGGGACTCCGGCGGCGCCACACTTTAGCCATCTGCCTTCTGAAGGGTGTCGATTTTTTCCATTATCTGCTGTAGATTTCCCTTGATTCTTGTTCAGTAGTTTTGTAGTGCTTACTCTCCCTGTTAAGCGATGCCTTCCTaatcatctgaaatgaaattgtaattTGTGTTATGTCTGAGTGTGTCAGCCAGCCTTTGACTTCTCTTGTGAGTGGGCTAGCCTGTGCCAGATGTTTACAGAATGAAATCTCCTGTCCTTTTTAGTTTAGAAATCCATCCCTtgttcttcttctctttctttagTCTTAATGGTGAGCATATTGAATATGACAGGAGAGtgtactcccccccccccccccccccccttcaaaaaaaaggaCTTGGACTTACAATTTGACACTCTCCTTAGGGCTTGTTAAAACTCTGACCTTCCTTTCCTGTTGACCTGAATTAATAGTGAATCCGAAAATGTGACCTAAATGTGAAAACCAAACCTATTacagctcattttaaaatgcattaaaaatttAAGAGGACGGTCCAACCTCTAACAGATCTTCAGACATGAGAGGTTGTAAGAGAATCATTAGTATTCCATCCACAGAGAGCTAAGATGTTTCAGTCATGTTGGATTTTCCCTTAAATGTCTCTTTATTAACACTGCCTTGCATTTCTAATATAGAGGGAATATAAAGAGAGATGGCATGATGTTAAGGATACCATTTCCATTCCCTGTTTTATAGTGccttttgctttcctttttttgccctCACGTGCTGCAGGACATTAGCATTGGTTGTCTGCAGAGCGAGGAAAACGCAGACTGGAATGACTGAGTCACCTTCAGTGGTGGCAGACTTGCACACAAGGTTAATTTTTAGTCATCTTCTTGCTCAATAATTCCAAACGCAAAATGGTTTCCTTCccttttactgtgtttttgatGCATGGGAAAAGCAACAACCCAAACCTAAAGGCTAATTTCCCAATTGCTATGGAGACACAGAATCGTTAAACATAACAGTAAGCTTTCCTACCGGGGTCATTAAATATccgtgcttttttttcctttttaaaatgatggttTTCAGCATAATGATATTCCTTTAGTGTGCATGTTCAGAAGAAGGATTGCTTTTGTGACTTCCTCTCAGACAGAACTTCAAGTCTGAACATGCACAGTTGAACATGTGACGCAAGTAAAGGCATAAAGAATTCACTCTCTGTAAAACCGAAATATGAAACAATGCctgagcagtgacagtgacagtatTAAAGTGTGTGTAGCACTTAGAACTTATTTTTATACCAGAAATGCAACACTATTTGTATAGAGTTCTTTTGTTTggatatttgaatatttcaaattcaaCATATCTCAATTattggttggaaaaaaaacaatagcaaaaTCACCATTAAGGGATCAATTTGGAAATGTGGTAATATAATAGAcagaaatgacatcattgtgCTGCATATTGTGTAGTACTGCTTGGGTAATTGTAATGTGTCGGTTAATTGCTCTCTGAATTatcaataaatgtataatatgcaaTAATGTGGTTTGTTTCTCTCTGAGTTTGTAAAGGAGAATTTTGCATGCAGAAGGGTAAGAATGAGACACAGAGTAGTAGCATTATGcgtacatttacatattttaaagagGTGGAGGAGAAAGATGGATTGAACACACaaagtaaatattcaaaatCCTGTTCCATCTTTAATTGGAATCACaactaaaaatataatttgaaagaatttgattattttacatattttcatcaaaaaaattTTGCAGGTCACATTCCAAAATGAGTgccatcaaaataaataatgcaacataCCCCTCAAGTTAATGACTTTGCAAAATATCACTGTATTCaccaaagcagacagaaataaaaggtATCAAAGTGCTAGCATTAGACCTCACTGAATCATGACAGAGACTAAGTTTCTAAACAAAAGAGGCCACTGCGTCACCGCGGGCCAGCAGAGCTCAGAAAGAGCGTGACGCGGCCCCGGCGCCTCTCTCACAGCAGAGGCACGCTTTAGGAGACTCTGAACACGTCCGAGGTCCCCTCGTAGGCCGTGATGACAGGCCTGAGGCCCTTCAGCTCTTTGTAGTGTCCGAAGTGGCGGATTCTGTAGCTGCCCAGCTGGGCGGAGGGGGGGATGTGCCACTCCACTGTGGCGTTGCTCTGGGCCCCGCTGCCCTTCACCCAGTGGAACCTGTTTGGATTGAAAGCGCACGTCAGAGCCCAACGGGGAGCTTATCGAAGCTCCGCCCCCTCCTTCCACGCATTAACGCGGGAGCGCGTGTCAACGGGGAGGATCAAAGCGCGTGTCAAAGCAAGATTTTTCCTGTTTACTGATGGGCAGTGTCTGTCCCGGGAAACGGATCATCAGACAGACGTGGTGGGACAAGCTTTACATAATCAGACTGCTGGGAGGAATTCGGATTCGGTAGGCTGTGGAGGGAGGAAGCTGGGCTGTCTAcgctctctctgactcacactctctccccctctctctcaaacagGGACACAGTCCAAAGTTGCAGGCCCCATATCAACCCTTCCTTCTTAAACGACCCCAGCCTCACTTCAAACGTGCCCCGATTCTTATCCTCAATCAtgctcttgcaaaaaaaaaaacaacttttttttattgaccAGGTTGGGGAATATACACAGTACAAAAGGTTGCCGCAGCCTGCAGCGCACATCGAAAACACTGGCCAATGTCAACAGAAAACGAAGTTAAAGGCAACCTTATGTGCCCCTTATCAGCTTTTATGATCTTGTAATCTGAAACCTCCAGATTGCGTCATGTGTCGGGACAGTGTATGGTCCTGGATTTCTTCTTGGGCCTTTCATTGCGTTACAGGAGATGATAATGAGCCAATAAGTGTTGGCTCTGCAGTACTTGTTATCATCACAAGGTCTTTGAAAGATGGCAGTTGGAGTAGATAATATCTAATGAGTGCTGTAGGCTCACAACATATAATGCTGGACAGGCATGCTTGCTATGTTTTTTCGCCTACACCAGTGGGTCACTGAGAGAGGCTTTCTTCATGCAGGAAGTAGGTATCATTTCACATTGACAAGGACATTTTATCTATCACTTATCTTTTACAACAGTACTGTAGGCaagattttaaatgttataGTATTTAATTATATGTTATTCTGGTTTAatatcaaaacatatttcagagccagatgaatgaatgaatttcccCTGAATTCATCAGTTACATGCAACAAAGAAATTGAGGGTGGAACACAAGTTTTAACAAGTTACCTTGTTTCCCAAGATGCATCTGTGTAGACTATATCCCATTGCTGTGTTTGGTTATGGTACTGTTCTACTGTGATGAAGGTCTTCTCCCTCTGAAAGTACAGTATCCAAAGCTTCAGTGTTATGTTTCATGCAAAGCCTGGCACCTATCTTTAAGTGAATTTTGATACAGTGTACCGTAACCTTTTATAGAAATTGTTAATTGCCATGAGTAAGGTGGTGTGATCCTTGGTAGTACTTAGTATTTGGATTGATGTCTGGTACCAATATAAACACTATGGcttaacatttttacagattATTGTTAGACTGAATTTTGTTTAAGTACAAGTATGTTTCTCTAAAATTTATTCTAGACATCACCATTTTCAGCCTGATGCCTTCTTtagttaaatttaaattttggctgttctgtgtttgttatttctgtttttgtttctgatgtGGTATGTATACAATGATTGATTCCATATTATCCTTCTAAGGCACTCTGGATAACATCAGATACCAAATAAATAGTAAGTGTTAGTTATAATATGTAAAGCCACAGCCTTTCAAAGCACTCTGAGGACCCACACCCAAAAGAAATGCCAGGAAGGGCAGCTGTCAGGTCTCACCATGTCCCCCGAGTTTCTGGGATTCCCACTGACAAACGTAACAGAGGCGACTTCTCCCTGCGAAAAGCGTCAAACGTTATTCGTGCGTGTACTGACGCTCGGGTTTACATAACCAGCAAATCTTAACAAAATGTGACACAGCAACCAAAAAAATTGAATGTCCTGCCTGCTTCGCTTTAGCGGTCCGGACATGATGGAAGCGACATGCAATATGCAGAGCATGCTGCGCTCACCCGCTTGTATGTGGGCAGGACTTGCTCCAGCACTTGGCCGAAGGAGGTGTTTTCTGGCTTCCTGTCCACTGGAACCGCAGGCAGCAAGGAGGAGAGCTGGCTGTCGTTGAAGAAGGGGGGTTCTGGACCCTTTGGCAGCTTACCCACTGTGCCCTGGTGAGGAGACCataggaaatgttttttttttaaaaaagagataataaaaacagaaaatcatctGTGTTCATTCGATTTAGGTCTGCCAGAGTGACCTATGTCATTGTCCAAGGCCCatgctttggggggggggggggggggggttcatgaGTGCCCCTCACCTCTGCGATGGCTCTAGCCAGGCCTCTGAAGAGCTGCATGTAAGCAGAGAGCGTGTGGGGGCCATAGATGGTGGAAGCTGCCTCGTAGCGCTGGACCTGTGGCAAAAAGAGGATCATTTATATCATTATGTCACTCGCTGATGAGACTTGACCTCAGCCCCTACATCCTTTCCCATGGCCATCACAACAGCTATTCCTGCACTGTGCACAACCCCCTAGGGCCAGGAAAACATTTAGTTCAATTCTGCTGGGAATTTCAGCAAgtacacaaaaaacaactgatCACATCTAACTCAAGGATGGGAAGTGCAATGACATGCAGCAGATcgaatgtttcaaaatgaacattatATAAACGTTTTCAGTGTCACTgttcacattactgtcatttcacagatgctcttatccagagcaacttacattacattacatttattacatgttatccatttatacaaatgaTTATTtgctaaggcaattctgggataaatactttgaccaagggtacagctgtagtgccccagtggggaatgaaaccagcaacatttGGGGTACAAtccctcctccttaccactatgcaatGCTACTTTTACTGTAGACTAAAGAACTGTTTGTAAGTTCACCTTCTTTCCTTAATTACAGCCTTTGCAGATCGCATGCCACGACTATAAGCTCTTCCTCCAGTTCTGCCTGCAGTACCTGATACTCCTCATAGGTAGTGATGTAGTGGGTGTAAATGTTACACAGTCCTGCTATCACCACCTCCGTATTGGCGAAGGCTGCCTGGGTCTCCAGTTCCTGGGAAAACGCAAGTGAGGCAGACGAAAACACATGTGAAGCAGATCAATGCGCAGACGGACATCCAGCAAGGCTGGGGAAGGAGCACGGATGTGCATACTGGGGATGAGACTTGAGCCCCTGTCTTTTTGGTACTGAACTCAAAAGTGCCCTTCCCTGCCAGATCAACCATTGCCAAACCAtgccctttttaaaaatttgagCCCCTGCCCTCCAAAAGGTCTGTGCACGACCCTGAGCGGGAGCTGTATGCGCAAAAAATATGACGAGCCTGAGTCTAAATCGAAGTGACGGGGTGCTCTCATCTGCAGGCAGCTTTTTGAAACAGCCCGTATTCATAGTACACCAATCAGGGGAATTGCTACTGAATCAATTCAAATTTGGGAGAGCGTAAGGTTTGTTAAGTACTGATGTTTTACCGCCTAAACACTCAACCAGTGAAAAGTCAAAAAAATAAAGGTCTGATGAGAAACACTGTACAGAAGCgtcaaacagaaacatttcctgCTCTTATGGGTTCAAACACAACATGAATCAATATGAGAAAAGGGGTCAGACTGACATTCAGATAATATTCTCCAGTAATTCTCACCTGTTTTACCGCCTCCCTTATCCTTCTTCCTGACATGGTGCTGGAATACATTAATAAGGCACAATGGTGGACACCgtaaaatatttgcaatgaaataaatcaacatttcaaCTCTAGTAggcacacatgcaaaacaatgagCTTTTCTAAGAAACAACTCACAAAGccctacatacagtatatatttgcaTCTCCAGTTCAATGTGTAACTTCGAGGGTGGGTATCGTCACAGTTTAAAATCTCATTTGACTGTCGTCTTGAAACTCTGGTCGACACTCTACATTCTTTCCCTACAGGTGGGGGAGCGTGTCCTCTTGAACCCCTGAAATGGTTAGAGCTGTAATGATATTGTGCCACCAATGGCTCAGTGATATGAAGAAGCACTGAACTAAAAACAGCTAAACTAAGCTGAGCTAAAAACACTCGACACGATGAAGCACAGGCATTAGGGACACTTGACATGATGAAGAACAGGCATTAGGGACACTTGACAAGACTCACGTCACTTCTCCCGGGATGGCAACAATGGCCACGGAGCCGATGGTGATCATCTGCACGTCCACGATGTCGGGGTGCCACGGGAGGGGCTTCTTCATCTAGTGCACAGAGTGCAGCGTCGTCACCATCACACATATCATTCACTCCCAGTCCCGGAGGGTCACTGAAACCCAGAGAGCCCAGAGCTCACCTCGCCGGTGCTGAACAGGATGGGTTTGGGCTGGTGGCAGTCCTGGGTCTCGTTTGAGGGAGGTCCCAGCAGGGTGTCCCGGACACCGTCCCAGAAAGGATCCCCCTCCACTGCCCCTAAAATATGCACGcacattcatttacagtcaTAGGGGTATTATTTAAACACGCAGGTacaccacagaaacaaaaaagcaacaaaccACAGATACAAAGAACCACCccatatgaaaattaaatatattgcaatgtattgAGAAATATACTGTTCGGcaaaagaatatattttgaacaaaatatagAATATTGAAGAAtattatgaattaaaatatattaaggCAAATCAGAAagatattgcaatataccaaatggccataatttacatatattaaatatatttctttagCTAAGAATATATTCTGTAaactatattttttattcataaaattatatttatatatatttatgtattttcaatacattttttttaaaatatgggaTACCTCTGGGTTAACTTACCCTGTGTGAAATTGAGGTCACCCCCACCATCTATCGTTCCTGCTGCAAAGCTGTGACCAAGTGCTGGCTTACAGGTCTTGACCTAAGTGCAATAACCACACGCGTGTGTTACAGGCAACCATTTCATGATCCTACGCAATCCAACAATGTTGCAAACAAAACCCCACACCCAGCAAGCAACACACCTCAAGAAGAAGTGTTCTATATGTATGGTGATCTCTACGTAAATCTAAAACATGTGCGCACATGCAGAGTGAATATATGCAAATTATTcattacaaaacaatgcaaaaaaagataTCAGACAAGGTAGGCGTTTAACCAGTTGTTGCTTTGTAAGCAACAAGCAACGTGAAATGTTCCCATTCTGCTAGATTTATTTCCAGtttttgtgtaataaataaCTTGTCTCTATTCATCATCACTTTAAATTTGCTTGTGGCAGAAGAGCAATAAAATCCAGCAATAAAAGTGAAAGAGGTCTCTGGTGTTTTAACACAGTGGCCCTTGCTGTGTggttaatgcattttaaagtttgCCACCAGTTAAATTCTGTGCCTGTCTACTGAAAAAGAAGCTAAAACTGTGATttagctgaattttttttattaattcaacAAGACACTGTCAGCAGCAAGCAGGCAGGACCAAAGGCATTCTCCCTTAAGTGGAGATGAAATGTCAAATGGCATGTGGTGAAGTATGAAGGAGGAAACTTCAGACCAGGCCATCCAGCTGTTGGCcagctgatctggggtcagcactcactgtgtgtgtggagttgaGCTGGACCGTCACATCTGTCATGTTCACCCACTGATGGGCCGCGTGAAGGACCCCACGCACTTCCTGCTGTGCCCCTCCGTACAGCTCCTGTCAGGGCGGAGATGGGGGATGTCCGAAAAAAGGGACACAAGCATTTGTGTTATGTCCGTAGAGCCAGCAGTCACATCTCGGGCATGGCAAAGACAGCATGGGGTCTCTAGAAAACACCCACTGCCTGCAGGCATGCCAGCCTCTGTATGGTCTCACCTT
This genomic stretch from Megalops cyprinoides isolate fMegCyp1 chromosome 1, fMegCyp1.pri, whole genome shotgun sequence harbors:
- the asah2 gene encoding neutral ceramidase; this translates as MARKSVCCGLSTLEMLLIVLFVLMTGVSVGLISVMATKWNADSSPEEPSPTARPPETLFLVGVGRADCTGPVGDVPLMGYANLDQTARGIHTRLYSRAFIVDDGSKRVVFVSADIGMVSQRLRLEVMRELQANYGNLYGQDNVVLSGTHTHSGLAGYFQYTLFMITSKGYIKPSIQAIVKGIVQSIDTAHKNLKPGRIFLNKGELEDSNLNRSPHSYLNNPAEERNRYKSNTDKQVVILKFTNLHGDGLGMISWFAVHPVSMNYTNRMVSGDNLGYASYLFEQEKNIGSLPGEGPFVAAFASSNLGDVSPNTRGPYCVNTGEACDYVNSSCPIGGTKMCVAMGPGKDMFESTRIIGQNIYQKAKELYGGAQQEVRGVLHAAHQWVNMTDVTVQLNSTHTVKTCKPALGHSFAAGTIDGGGDLNFTQGAVEGDPFWDGVRDTLLGPPSNETQDCHQPKPILFSTGEMKKPLPWHPDIVDVQMITIGSVAIVAIPGEVTTMSGRRIREAVKQELETQAAFANTEVVIAGLCNIYTHYITTYEEYQVQRYEAASTIYGPHTLSAYMQLFRGLARAIAEGTVGKLPKGPEPPFFNDSQLSSLLPAVPVDRKPENTSFGQVLEQVLPTYKRGEVASVTFVSGNPRNSGDMREKTFITVEQYHNQTQQWDIVYTDASWETRFHWVKGSGAQSNATVEWHIPPSAQLGSYRIRHFGHYKELKGLRPVITAYEGTSDVFRVS